A window of Nitrospinota bacterium contains these coding sequences:
- a CDS encoding FAD-dependent oxidoreductase: MAKFDYDLLILGGGAAGLVSSKMARGFGKSVAVIEKGKLGGECTNFGCVPSKALIRTAKAAHELKHLDALGLTTASPIAINTGGAMRHVRSIVEKVYNTHLPASFKALGIDLFFGGPRFTDNHTVVMDGKTITANKIIIATGSSPLIPAIEGIDKTPYLTNNTVFSLDTLPRSLVVLGGGPIGIELASALNRLGVETTVVEMFDRILFREDRELSDMLAGKMLGEGLNIVTSAKAVKLSGDASRITLTVETNGGPRKEITAQSILIASGRKPNTDGLDLEKAGVRHNSNGIEVDERLRTASDNIYACGDVTGPYRFSHMAEYQAILACSNAFLPVKRKADYSHVIWCTFTDPELAHAGLTEEEARAAHGDSIKVLRFDYSKIDRARTDIEEFGMSKIILDGRGKFIGAHILGMHASEVLHEIQLAKHFNIPFERIWQAIHLYPSYSDVIRQSSKYHYAAKMGNNPFIKLLKKVLR; the protein is encoded by the coding sequence ATGGCAAAATTCGATTACGACCTGCTGATTCTCGGCGGCGGCGCGGCCGGATTGGTCTCTTCCAAAATGGCGCGCGGTTTCGGCAAAAGCGTCGCCGTGATAGAAAAGGGAAAACTGGGCGGGGAATGCACCAACTTCGGCTGCGTGCCGAGCAAAGCGCTCATCAGAACCGCCAAAGCCGCGCACGAGCTGAAACATCTGGACGCGCTGGGCCTCACGACCGCATCCCCCATCGCCATCAATACCGGCGGCGCAATGCGGCACGTCCGCTCCATCGTTGAAAAAGTTTACAACACCCACCTCCCCGCAAGCTTCAAGGCGCTGGGGATCGACCTCTTTTTCGGCGGCCCGCGGTTCACCGATAACCACACGGTGGTGATGGACGGCAAAACGATCACCGCCAACAAGATAATCATAGCCACCGGCTCCAGCCCGCTCATCCCCGCCATCGAAGGGATCGATAAAACGCCATACCTCACCAACAACACGGTGTTCTCGCTCGATACGCTGCCGCGCTCGCTGGTGGTCCTCGGCGGCGGCCCCATCGGGATAGAGCTGGCCTCGGCCCTCAACCGGCTGGGCGTTGAAACCACGGTGGTGGAGATGTTCGACCGGATACTGTTCCGGGAAGACCGGGAGCTTTCGGACATGCTTGCGGGCAAAATGCTGGGCGAGGGACTGAACATTGTAACGTCGGCCAAGGCGGTGAAGCTGTCGGGCGACGCATCGCGGATAACCCTCACCGTGGAAACAAATGGCGGCCCGCGCAAAGAGATCACCGCGCAGAGCATACTTATCGCATCGGGACGAAAACCGAACACGGACGGGCTCGACCTCGAAAAAGCGGGCGTCCGCCACAACAGCAACGGCATCGAGGTGGACGAACGGCTGCGGACCGCATCGGATAACATCTACGCCTGCGGCGATGTCACCGGCCCGTACCGCTTCAGCCACATGGCGGAATACCAGGCGATCCTCGCCTGTTCCAACGCATTCCTCCCCGTCAAGCGCAAGGCCGATTACAGCCATGTGATCTGGTGCACGTTCACCGACCCGGAGCTGGCGCACGCGGGCCTCACGGAAGAGGAAGCGCGGGCCGCCCACGGCGACAGCATCAAGGTGCTCCGCTTCGATTACAGCAAGATCGACAGGGCGCGGACGGACATCGAAGAGTTCGGCATGAGCAAAATTATTTTAGATGGCAGGGGAAAATTCATCGGCGCCCACATACTCGGCATGCATGCCTCCGAGGTGCTGCACGAGATACAGTTGGCAAAACATTTCAACATTCCCTTTGAGCGGATATGGCAGGCGATCCACCTGTATCCCAGTTATTCCGATGTGATACGGCAGTCGTCGAAATACCACTACGCCGCAAAAATGGGGAACAAC